AGAAGATTTGCCTTCAATACAAAGTGATTTTTTAAGAGATGGTTTAAGAGCGGCTGTAGATGGAACGGATCCAGAAGAAATTAAAAAGATCCTTGAGATAAAGATGGATATGTACGATGAAGAACAAGAAGATAAAATATCTGTTCTGGATACATGGGGAGCGTATGCTCCGGCATTTGGTATGATTGGAACATTGATAGGATTGGTTTTGTTGTTAGACACATTAACAGATCCTTCTACAATTGGTCCAAAGATGTCGATAGCATTGATAACAACGTTGTATGGATCTTTGATAGCAAATATTATAGCTTTACCGCCTGCTGAAAAATTGAGAAAAAGAGCCGGTAAAAATATAAACCAGATGAGAATGATATTAGAAGGAATTTTATCGATTGTTCAGGGAGAAAATCCACATTTAATGGAGGAGAAATTGAAAGCCTTTTTAAGTGAAGAAGAAAGGAAACAATATGAATCAAGTAAAGGAGAAAATGCT
This genomic interval from Petrotoga sp. 9PWA.NaAc.5.4 contains the following:
- a CDS encoding motility protein A, whose translation is MDISTLVGLALAIVAIVFGVGSEFITIIDIPSFFITVLGSIGATFIAHPSSKSFKIFNIIMEAIRNPKIDNIETLRTLYSFSEKARREGMISLEEDLPSIQSDFLRDGLRAAVDGTDPEEIKKILEIKMDMYDEEQEDKISVLDTWGAYAPAFGMIGTLIGLVLLLDTLTDPSTIGPKMSIALITTLYGSLIANIIALPPAEKLRKRAGKNINQMRMILEGILSIVQGENPHLMEEKLKAFLSEEERKQYESSKGENAF